The Vibrio gallaecicus genome contains a region encoding:
- a CDS encoding VOC family protein produces the protein MKMNHVGIMVGDMDKAVEFYTQALGLKIVMNNTKVIEERESAIGRMCIAVFGEGFKGFNIAHLVTSDGIGVELFEMKERQERHEVDFSRLGIFHFCLQTDDFEGVMEKVEKFGGKVRMDVMRYHPEDDSKQAKMVYLEDPFGNLFELYSHTYEETYATDYE, from the coding sequence ATGAAAATGAACCACGTAGGCATCATGGTTGGCGATATGGATAAAGCGGTAGAGTTCTACACTCAGGCTCTTGGTCTAAAAATCGTAATGAACAACACGAAAGTAATCGAAGAGCGCGAATCAGCAATTGGTCGAATGTGTATTGCCGTATTCGGTGAAGGCTTCAAAGGCTTTAACATTGCCCACTTAGTGACTTCTGATGGTATTGGTGTTGAGCTGTTTGAAATGAAAGAACGCCAAGAACGCCACGAAGTTGATTTTTCTCGCTTAGGCATCTTCCACTTCTGTCTACAAACAGATGACTTTGAAGGCGTGATGGAGAAAGTAGAAAAATTCGGCGGAAAAGTACGCATGGACGTAATGCGCTACCATCCAGAAGACGACAGTAAGCAAGCGAAAATGGTTTATTTAGAAGACCCGTTTGGCAACCTATTCGAACTTTACTCGCACACATACGAAGAAACATACGCGACTGATTACGAGTAA
- a CDS encoding helix-turn-helix domain-containing protein, translating into MAQSFSSQLPIFWFNILDSALEARVGDTSEFWEGDDSYQALLSADSVSAYQLQAAIAHIYQQFGYELIDIFSESAEYFDELELGPPVLAMLTAPTLTQFCELLSRYSIHIHPLLKIFSRETDSGGLELWVVTPEYVDEITLMTHMSLGLYYGLILKLIRRYLNAPNQLVAIHFNRHTVGEEFLPIFERVFNVQMKQGYPVRYFYFSEEVVNMRGREYLADFHLGLKQMADKQLESVLESSMLFKVNEAFKTVPVKDISQENIASTLCMSTRTLNRKLQQEGINFRRLFDKYRLELSLTMLNRNEANITLIALELGFSDSSAFSRAFRKWTGQSPGQIRQNKLEGGQ; encoded by the coding sequence ATGGCACAAAGCTTTAGTTCTCAGTTACCTATTTTTTGGTTTAACATTTTAGATTCTGCACTAGAAGCTCGAGTGGGCGATACCAGTGAATTCTGGGAAGGAGACGATTCTTATCAAGCTCTATTGTCTGCTGATTCGGTTTCAGCTTACCAACTCCAAGCTGCGATAGCCCATATTTATCAGCAGTTTGGTTATGAACTTATTGATATTTTTAGTGAATCAGCGGAGTACTTTGATGAGCTAGAACTGGGTCCTCCCGTTTTAGCAATGCTCACTGCTCCTACGTTAACTCAGTTTTGTGAATTACTCAGTCGATACTCTATTCATATTCATCCACTTCTGAAAATCTTCAGCCGTGAGACGGATAGCGGTGGACTCGAGTTGTGGGTTGTAACTCCGGAATACGTCGATGAAATCACATTAATGACCCACATGAGTTTAGGGCTGTATTACGGACTGATCCTTAAACTCATCAGGCGTTATCTCAATGCCCCAAATCAATTAGTGGCTATCCACTTCAATCGTCATACTGTCGGTGAGGAGTTTTTACCTATTTTTGAACGTGTGTTTAATGTGCAAATGAAGCAAGGCTACCCTGTACGCTATTTCTATTTTAGTGAAGAAGTGGTGAACATGCGAGGTCGTGAGTATCTAGCTGATTTCCATTTAGGTTTAAAGCAGATGGCAGATAAACAGCTGGAAAGCGTACTTGAATCAAGCATGTTGTTTAAAGTGAATGAAGCGTTTAAAACGGTTCCGGTCAAAGATATTAGCCAAGAAAATATAGCAAGTACTCTTTGTATGAGTACAAGGACATTGAATAGAAAATTGCAGCAAGAAGGCATTAACTTCCGACGTTTGTTTGATAAATACCGTCTTGAACTCAGCCTTACAATGCTCAATCGTAACGAGGCTAACATCACACTTATTGCCCTCGAACTGGGTTTTTCAGATTCCAGTGCTTTTAGCCGAGCATTCAGAAAGTGGACGGGTCAGTCGCCGGGACAAATTCGGCAAAACAAGCTTGAGGGTGGGCAGTAA
- a CDS encoding GlxA family transcriptional regulator: MKKNSIALVAFDNISAFHLSVPCLVFQDIFIDLEPAFELTICSESAHDVALSSGFNASINSDLSAIDGADIVVIPSWPNTLPEPSTELLEKLQKAYQRNATIVGLCLGVYVIAKAGLLDGKKATTHWGFKDVFQETFPSVTMDCEHLFIEQGKVLTSAGTAASLDCCLHLVRKLCGNETASHIARSMVTAPFRSGGQQQYIPSPIPNKPQAATSFGYVLDEVIQNLSGRYDLDTLAARCAMSRRTFTRQFKASYGCTFGEWLLNHRLACTQQLLESTDYSIATIAELSGIGAESLLRKHFKKRFNVSPSEWRRTFRGNL; encoded by the coding sequence ATGAAGAAAAATTCTATCGCTTTAGTGGCATTTGATAACATCAGCGCCTTTCATTTATCGGTTCCGTGTTTGGTTTTTCAGGACATTTTCATTGACCTAGAGCCAGCTTTTGAATTGACGATTTGTAGTGAAAGTGCGCATGATGTGGCATTAAGCTCAGGGTTTAATGCGTCCATCAATTCTGACCTTTCAGCGATAGATGGAGCGGATATTGTGGTGATTCCTAGCTGGCCCAACACGCTACCAGAGCCAAGCACAGAGTTGCTCGAAAAGCTTCAGAAGGCTTATCAACGAAATGCCACCATTGTTGGTCTGTGTCTTGGTGTTTATGTCATTGCCAAAGCTGGCTTACTCGATGGCAAGAAAGCGACGACACATTGGGGCTTTAAAGATGTTTTCCAAGAAACCTTTCCCAGTGTCACTATGGATTGTGAGCATCTATTTATTGAACAGGGGAAAGTGCTGACTTCCGCAGGCACAGCCGCTTCCCTAGATTGCTGCTTACACTTAGTTAGAAAACTGTGTGGTAATGAAACCGCTTCTCATATTGCTCGTTCAATGGTTACTGCTCCATTTCGTAGCGGTGGACAACAGCAATACATTCCAAGCCCAATACCAAATAAACCTCAAGCTGCAACCAGCTTTGGCTATGTGCTTGATGAGGTTATTCAGAATTTATCGGGAAGATATGATTTGGATACCCTCGCCGCCCGTTGCGCCATGAGCAGGCGAACATTCACTCGACAATTTAAGGCATCGTATGGGTGCACATTTGGTGAGTGGTTATTGAATCATCGATTAGCGTGTACCCAGCAATTGCTCGAATCTACGGATTACTCAATCGCCACAATTGCCGAACTGTCTGGTATTGGGGCTGAAAGCTTACTGCGAAAACATTTTAAAAAGCGCTTTAATGTTTCCCCATCAGAATGGAGGCGAACTTTCAGAGGGAATTTGTAG
- a CDS encoding TetR/AcrR family transcriptional regulator, with amino-acid sequence MPKIVDREAYRRELAIKAVDIFTEHGVNGLGMRGIAEALGLSKSALYHYFTSKEELFKASTEVFLEPTSLYGLAEGEDVPQDKKAMLIKLVTTLDNRFRGELTLMLDYTKDRSAQQVSEDSLLAIANQKFKGELGNIVGDSHADQAYALLFGGLTMRLFNGEQTKIEDIVQWVLNIPNCRE; translated from the coding sequence ATGCCGAAGATTGTTGACCGAGAAGCGTATCGACGTGAACTTGCGATAAAAGCGGTAGATATTTTTACTGAACATGGTGTAAATGGCTTAGGGATGCGGGGTATTGCAGAAGCACTTGGACTTTCCAAAAGTGCTTTATATCATTACTTTACCAGCAAAGAAGAGTTATTTAAGGCGAGCACTGAGGTGTTTTTAGAGCCGACTTCACTTTATGGGCTAGCTGAAGGTGAAGATGTCCCGCAAGACAAAAAAGCAATGCTCATTAAGCTCGTTACTACATTGGATAATCGCTTTCGAGGTGAACTTACCTTAATGCTTGATTACACCAAGGATAGGAGCGCCCAGCAGGTAAGTGAAGATAGCTTACTAGCCATTGCTAACCAGAAGTTTAAGGGGGAGCTCGGCAATATCGTAGGAGACAGTCATGCAGATCAGGCTTATGCGCTATTGTTTGGCGGACTTACTATGCGCCTTTTCAATGGTGAACAAACAAAAATTGAAGACATTGTTCAGTGGGTTTTGAACATCCCGAACTGCAGAGAATAA
- a CDS encoding DUF2860 family protein has translation MKQIITLAITLMIFAPQAVSALAPSQGITGNITFLTGFLADSNNLDVSQSYTQMQSDLSVSGSTETSGMVGLLGSLKYTFGDSLDKQLFLGTSRDDVITGTLAFEVGYRQQLTDGTVADVSFLPTLISGEVWDDPYAIDQKRKETDLSGNVVRMQLSKIMGSNFHIDMAAGESDVKNEQSGLKGLGLADEKRALMKRERKYYYFKTRYQHMLNNGAGLLTPSLNVFSSDSEGDALSFFSVGAEVSLAKRFNKHGIALTVNADNREYDAVNPIFNKKREDKDLGIFLAYEYSGILGYKDWSVVSFIGARSTDSNIEYYDYSQYIASVGLDYKF, from the coding sequence ATGAAACAAATAATTACGCTAGCCATCACTTTGATGATCTTTGCTCCTCAGGCAGTATCAGCTTTAGCACCAAGCCAAGGTATTACAGGAAATATCACTTTCTTAACAGGGTTCTTGGCAGACTCAAACAACCTAGATGTCAGCCAAAGTTACACCCAAATGCAGTCGGACCTTTCAGTATCAGGCTCGACTGAAACAAGTGGCATGGTAGGGCTTTTAGGTTCTCTAAAGTATACCTTTGGTGACTCGTTGGATAAGCAGCTTTTCTTAGGAACATCGCGAGATGATGTCATTACCGGAACACTTGCATTTGAAGTGGGATACAGGCAGCAATTGACAGACGGAACCGTAGCCGATGTTTCGTTTTTGCCAACTCTTATCTCGGGTGAAGTATGGGATGACCCGTATGCAATTGATCAAAAGAGAAAAGAAACAGACCTTTCAGGTAATGTCGTTCGGATGCAGTTATCGAAGATTATGGGCTCTAATTTTCATATAGATATGGCAGCTGGTGAGTCTGATGTGAAAAATGAGCAATCTGGGCTTAAAGGTTTAGGCTTAGCAGATGAGAAAAGAGCATTAATGAAGCGTGAACGTAAGTACTATTATTTCAAAACTAGATACCAACATATGCTTAATAATGGAGCTGGTTTACTTACCCCGTCTTTAAATGTTTTCTCATCAGATTCAGAAGGTGATGCGCTCTCGTTTTTTAGTGTTGGTGCTGAAGTCAGCTTGGCAAAAAGATTCAATAAACATGGCATTGCTTTAACTGTGAATGCTGATAATCGAGAATATGATGCAGTGAACCCTATCTTTAATAAAAAACGTGAAGACAAAGATTTGGGTATTTTTCTAGCGTACGAATATTCGGGAATATTGGGGTATAAAGATTGGTCTGTAGTATCGTTCATAGGCGCAAGATCGACCGACTCCAACATTGAATATTATGATTACTCACAATATATAGCGTCCGTTGGTTTAGATTATAAGTTTTGA
- a CDS encoding YcxB family protein produces the protein MSKDFDFTTEYTLDKPFFAECYDQTSLPAKFPKAYLKGILFLVFGVVLLEFELLPNGYVGWFFIVLSVIEAFSVYCKRTWWLWRQTISSSSGSKVVFQVDSDGVSYKNGKNTRNITWSEIDQLQQTDLGLILHMGKQRQYVSKSCLNDEVIEFILDQHAASKTD, from the coding sequence ATGTCCAAAGATTTCGATTTCACTACAGAATACACCCTCGATAAGCCCTTTTTTGCAGAGTGTTATGATCAAACTAGCCTTCCAGCTAAATTTCCAAAAGCCTATTTAAAAGGCATCCTTTTCCTTGTGTTTGGTGTGGTTCTATTAGAATTTGAGCTATTACCCAATGGCTACGTTGGCTGGTTCTTTATTGTTTTAAGTGTGATTGAGGCGTTCAGTGTTTACTGCAAAAGAACCTGGTGGTTATGGCGACAAACCATCAGTTCGAGTTCAGGAAGCAAAGTAGTTTTTCAGGTTGATTCTGACGGTGTAAGTTATAAAAACGGGAAAAATACCCGTAACATCACCTGGAGTGAAATCGACCAACTTCAACAAACCGATTTAGGGCTTATCCTTCACATGGGTAAGCAGCGCCAATATGTCAGTAAATCTTGTTTAAATGATGAAGTAATTGAATTCATTCTCGATCAGCACGCAGCATCGAAAACGGACTAA
- a CDS encoding aminoglycoside phosphotransferase family protein, whose product MDNDRRNPILPLDEESLSEYLEGRTLVSSSLFPLGKCNSNYKLTLSDGTVVVARVSNSGPNSKELRVMELAQQCVKVPKVLYENAAIVVLEFLNGRNLESVPEYSRLAGVAIAQLSSVIFDASGSIEEDGSISAFDFGGVQGFIHSSLENAGLAKRLGVERKEKLLTLLCNKAQLLEELDSHTCFVHGDFNPTNILIHEGHLSGVIDWEFALAGTPYMDIGNLLRNTPQSFHSEIANGLREGGMDLPSDWKERAELVDLTSQLEFLMSSRSEEFKLTCIQRIDNVIEQYGDSF is encoded by the coding sequence ATGGATAACGATCGAAGAAATCCGATTTTGCCTCTGGATGAAGAGAGCCTATCGGAATATTTAGAAGGGCGAACGCTCGTATCTTCTAGCCTATTTCCTCTGGGTAAATGTAATTCAAATTATAAGCTAACACTGAGTGATGGCACGGTGGTCGTTGCAAGGGTATCTAACTCAGGTCCTAACTCAAAAGAGCTTCGAGTTATGGAGCTGGCGCAACAGTGCGTGAAAGTTCCTAAGGTACTTTATGAAAACGCTGCCATTGTTGTATTAGAATTTTTAAATGGTCGGAACCTAGAAAGTGTACCCGAGTATTCACGTCTTGCTGGTGTGGCTATTGCTCAGCTTTCTAGCGTTATTTTTGATGCGTCAGGGTCGATAGAAGAAGATGGTTCTATTTCGGCTTTCGACTTCGGTGGTGTTCAGGGGTTCATTCATAGCTCACTAGAAAATGCAGGTTTAGCAAAACGCCTAGGGGTTGAAAGAAAAGAGAAGCTCTTAACGTTGCTTTGCAACAAAGCTCAACTATTAGAAGAATTGGATTCACATACTTGCTTTGTGCACGGAGATTTTAACCCTACAAATATTCTTATTCATGAAGGGCACTTAAGTGGAGTGATCGATTGGGAATTTGCTTTAGCAGGAACACCTTATATGGATATAGGTAATCTGTTGAGGAACACACCACAAAGCTTCCATTCGGAAATAGCAAATGGGCTTCGAGAAGGTGGAATGGACTTACCTTCTGATTGGAAGGAGCGAGCGGAGCTGGTGGACCTTACCAGCCAACTGGAATTTTTGATGTCTTCTCGTTCTGAAGAATTCAAGCTTACTTGTATCCAAAGAATAGATAATGTAATTGAGCAGTATGGGGATTCGTTCTAG
- a CDS encoding glutathione S-transferase family protein has translation MLNFYFHQTPNPMKVALFLEETGLDFQLVPVDTLKGDQHTAEYRLINPNGKTPAIEDDGQRVFDSNAILLYLSEKTGKLGGQAEDRAELLSWLMFIASGLGPFSGQSVHFRHAAPKGQDYAVNRYLREAERHYEVLEAHMDGREFIVGNEFTLVDVAAWGWLDKATVVLGEEGLAPYPNLNRWFDAVNSRPAALRARDIAKDVEFKSEFDEEARRAFFPSNYPKA, from the coding sequence ATGCTTAACTTCTATTTCCACCAGACACCCAACCCAATGAAAGTTGCTTTATTTCTAGAAGAGACAGGTTTGGATTTCCAACTTGTTCCTGTTGATACACTTAAAGGTGACCAACATACCGCAGAATATCGGCTGATTAATCCAAACGGAAAAACACCAGCGATTGAAGATGACGGTCAGCGTGTTTTTGATTCAAATGCCATCCTCCTTTACCTTTCAGAAAAAACAGGAAAATTAGGAGGGCAAGCAGAAGACCGTGCAGAATTACTTTCTTGGTTAATGTTTATAGCTTCGGGTCTTGGTCCATTTTCTGGTCAATCTGTTCACTTTCGCCACGCGGCACCTAAAGGTCAAGATTACGCAGTAAACCGTTACTTACGTGAAGCCGAGCGTCACTATGAAGTGCTTGAAGCTCATATGGATGGACGCGAGTTTATCGTGGGCAATGAATTTACTTTGGTTGATGTGGCGGCTTGGGGATGGCTAGATAAAGCTACTGTGGTACTGGGCGAAGAAGGGTTAGCACCTTATCCGAATCTAAACCGTTGGTTTGATGCAGTGAATAGCCGACCAGCAGCACTACGTGCTCGTGATATCGCAAAAGATGTTGAATTTAAGAGTGAATTTGATGAAGAAGCGCGACGTGCATTTTTCCCTTCAAACTACCCAAAAGCATAA
- a CDS encoding DsbA family oxidoreductase, protein MNNKIKLEIISDVVCPWCIIGYNNLQAAIQELNIADKIDIEWLPFELNPDMPVEGENLRAHIQRKYGSSPEESAQARIRIAQAGAEHGFKFTYFDDMKMVNTLEAHVLLDYAKTEGKQTELKLRLFTAFFSEQKDVSNHETLRNELTAVGLDADEGMSWLDKPKLKERIRMQEAQWQQHGVSGVPTVVFNRESAVTGAHPVENYKQFLTELMNKRN, encoded by the coding sequence ATGAACAATAAGATAAAGCTAGAAATCATCTCTGATGTTGTCTGCCCTTGGTGCATCATTGGCTATAACAATCTCCAAGCCGCAATCCAAGAGCTCAACATTGCAGATAAAATTGATATTGAATGGCTACCCTTCGAACTAAACCCAGACATGCCTGTTGAAGGTGAAAACTTACGAGCTCATATACAAAGAAAATACGGTTCTAGCCCAGAAGAAAGTGCACAAGCGCGTATTCGCATTGCACAAGCAGGCGCAGAACACGGGTTCAAGTTTACTTACTTCGACGACATGAAAATGGTCAATACGTTAGAGGCTCACGTCCTGCTTGATTATGCGAAAACTGAGGGTAAACAAACCGAACTTAAGCTTAGATTGTTCACTGCATTTTTCAGCGAACAAAAAGACGTGTCGAACCATGAAACATTGAGAAATGAATTAACAGCAGTTGGGTTAGATGCTGATGAAGGTATGTCTTGGTTAGACAAACCTAAGCTTAAAGAAAGGATCCGCATGCAAGAAGCCCAGTGGCAACAACATGGAGTGTCTGGCGTTCCTACTGTTGTTTTTAACCGTGAATCCGCTGTCACTGGTGCTCATCCAGTTGAGAACTACAAACAGTTTTTAACTGAGTTAATGAACAAGCGGAACTAA
- a CDS encoding MBL fold metallo-hydrolase, whose amino-acid sequence MKIHHLRSATFVIESGKHFILIDPMLGDQGSLPPFSVFRFKAAKNPTVDLPSNAQDLLAKVTHCLVTHSQTFGFKPLQHGDHLDSAGEAFLIKHSIPVTTLTKDKAYLEKYGMSVESGLEPWIPTEFLGGNITAVPAQHGHGWIHKVMANGCGFFLELPNEPSIYISGDTVLTPDVERALSELKPDITVVATGQAQMDVGQPLLMSTNEAMEFIRLSPGKVIANHMEALNHCPVDRATLKRSLEAQNLLEKVSIPEDGESLTF is encoded by the coding sequence ATGAAAATTCATCACCTAAGAAGCGCGACGTTTGTTATTGAATCTGGCAAGCACTTTATCTTGATTGACCCAATGCTAGGGGACCAAGGATCTCTGCCTCCATTTTCTGTGTTTCGCTTTAAAGCGGCTAAAAACCCTACCGTTGATTTACCGTCAAATGCACAGGACCTATTAGCTAAGGTGACTCACTGTTTAGTCACTCACAGCCAAACATTTGGTTTCAAGCCTTTGCAGCATGGAGACCATCTTGATTCTGCTGGGGAGGCATTTCTAATTAAACATTCCATTCCAGTTACGACGTTAACTAAAGATAAAGCTTATTTAGAGAAATACGGCATGTCTGTTGAAAGCGGGCTAGAACCATGGATTCCAACTGAGTTTTTGGGTGGAAACATTACCGCAGTACCAGCTCAGCATGGTCATGGTTGGATTCATAAAGTAATGGCGAACGGTTGCGGTTTTTTCCTAGAGCTACCTAATGAACCAAGCATCTACATCAGTGGTGATACTGTTTTAACGCCAGATGTTGAACGTGCATTAAGTGAACTAAAGCCAGATATTACCGTTGTTGCTACTGGACAAGCTCAAATGGATGTAGGGCAGCCATTATTGATGTCGACCAATGAAGCGATGGAGTTTATCCGTTTGTCCCCAGGTAAAGTTATTGCTAATCATATGGAAGCGTTGAACCATTGCCCTGTGGATAGAGCGACGTTAAAACGCTCGCTTGAAGCGCAAAATTTACTGGAGAAAGTCTCTATCCCTGAAGATGGCGAGAGCTTAACGTTTTAA
- a CDS encoding MBL fold metallo-hydrolase, with protein sequence MSISFKQLTKVIALVASTVLSVNAAQAAELKIQVFNPGEKSLFPVSSTLVTGPKEAVLIDAQFQRDDAQSVLKMIKDSGKELKTIYISHGDPDFYFGLDVITAAYPKAKVVTSPLSYKHIEETIEGKLAYWGPILGENAPKETIMPDILSGDTLTLDGESIKIIGLDGIDPKHTFVWIPSLKTVAGGVILYENVHVWMADNQTASSRDNWLTTLDGLASLNPKQIIPGHYIGKSTQDLSSVKFTQSYIREFEDAAIKAANSAELAESMKEAYPKFKNISDLELSAKVIKGEMQW encoded by the coding sequence ATGTCTATTTCATTTAAGCAACTTACTAAGGTCATAGCGTTAGTCGCGTCCACGGTACTTTCGGTTAACGCAGCACAAGCCGCAGAGTTAAAAATTCAAGTGTTCAACCCCGGAGAGAAAAGTCTATTCCCGGTTTCCTCGACACTCGTTACTGGTCCCAAAGAAGCGGTACTAATTGATGCACAATTTCAGCGTGATGATGCACAAAGCGTATTGAAAATGATCAAAGACAGCGGCAAAGAGCTTAAAACTATTTATATAAGTCATGGAGATCCCGATTTCTACTTCGGTTTAGACGTCATTACTGCTGCATATCCCAAGGCTAAGGTTGTTACTTCTCCTTTGTCGTATAAGCATATTGAAGAAACTATTGAAGGGAAGCTAGCATATTGGGGACCAATTCTTGGTGAGAATGCTCCTAAAGAAACCATTATGCCGGATATCCTTTCTGGAGATACTCTTACTCTTGATGGGGAAAGCATAAAAATAATAGGGCTTGATGGTATAGACCCTAAACATACTTTTGTTTGGATACCATCGCTTAAGACTGTTGCTGGTGGGGTCATTCTCTATGAAAATGTTCACGTTTGGATGGCGGATAATCAAACTGCATCTTCTCGCGACAATTGGTTAACTACACTAGACGGCTTAGCTTCACTCAATCCAAAACAGATCATTCCGGGTCATTATATTGGAAAAAGCACTCAAGATTTGAGTTCTGTTAAGTTCACTCAATCTTATATTCGTGAGTTTGAAGATGCAGCGATTAAAGCGGCTAATTCTGCAGAATTAGCTGAATCAATGAAAGAAGCGTACCCTAAATTCAAAAATATAAGTGATTTAGAGCTCAGTGCAAAAGTAATAAAAGGTGAAATGCAGTGGTAA